Within the Nocardioides humi genome, the region TCCGCGACCGCGCCGGACTCGATGACACGGCCGGCGTACATCGTGATCATCCGGTGACACATCTGTGCCACCACACCGAGGTCGTGGGTCACGAACACCACGCCCATCCCCTCGTCGCGGGCCAGGCCCGAGATCAGCTCCAGCAGCTGGGCCTGGATCGTGGCGTCGACAGCAGTGGTCGGCTCGTCGGCGATCAGCAGGCGCGGCGAGCACGCGAGCGCCAGCGCGATCACCACGCGCTGCCGCATCCCGCCCGAGAGCTCGTGCGGGTAGGCCCGCAGCCGGGCCCGCGGATCGGGGATGCCGACCTGGTCGAGCAGCTCGACGGCCCGCGCGGTCGCCTGCCGCCGGCTCGTCCCCTGACGCCGCCGGAGCGTCTCGACGAGCTGGTGGCCGATCCGGAACACGGGGTCCAGGGCCGTCATCGGCTCTTGGAAGACCATCGCCATCGGTACGTCGGCGTGCGGACGCCGACGACCCGCCTCGTCCCACAGGGGCTCCCCGCGCAGCCGTGCCTCCCCCTGGACCCGCGAGGTGCGCGGGTCCAGGAGGCCCATGAGCGCCAGCGAGGTGACGGTCTTCCCGCTCCCACTCTCGCCGACCAGACCGACGACCTCCCCCGGCGCGACGTCGAAGGAGACGCCGTGCAGCGCCTGCACCTCCGTCCCGTGCGCGCTGAAGAAGACGTCGAGGCGGTCGACGCCGAGCAGTGCCTCACTCATGGCAGCACCTGCTCCTCAGCCCAGGGAGACGCCGAGGAGCCTCGGCTTGCCGAGGAGGTTGTCCTCGAAGCCGGAGACGTCCTCGCCGAGGGCGATCAGGTTGTCCGGGAAGGAGATCGGCAGGAAGGACGCGTTCTCGAAGACCGCCCGGGCGGCCTCCTGGAAGCCGGGCGCCCGCTCCGCGTTCTCCAGCGACGCGTCGGTGCTCGCCAGCGCCTCCGCGAGGCCCGGGGTCGCCAGGCCGGAGACGTTGTAGAAGCTGCTCTCCGAGAAGAGCACGTCGAACGCCATCTTGGGGTCGGGACGTCCCGTGAACGCCGACAGCAGGGCGGGCTCGGCGTGATCGACGAAGTACGCGTTGACCGCCTGGACGCCCTCCAGGGGCTTCAGGTCGACAGTGACGCCGACAGCTGCCCACTGCTGCTGCAGGATCTCACCCATCCGGACGGTGCCGGCGTCGGCGCTGAGCAGCATGTCGAAGGTCAGGTCCGATGCGCCGGCCTCCGCGAGCAGCGTGCGGGCGAGGTCCGGGTCGAAGTCGTAGGCCAGATCGCCGTTCGCGGCCCAGTAGCCGTCCGGGAACGGCCCCGACGCCGGGCTGCCCAGGCCGAAGTAGGCGCTCTGCACGATCGTCTTGCGGTCGATCGCGAGGTTCAGCGCCCGGCGGACGCGCACGTCCTTCAGCTCCGGCGAGCCGATGTCGAAGTACACCTGGTCTACCCACAGGCGCGGCGTCCTGACCAGCTGGATGCCCGACTCGTCGTCCAGCTCGGCGGCGTCGGCCGGCGCATAGCCCAGCGCGACGTCCTGCTTGCCGGACCGCAGCGAGGTGGCTCGGGTGGTCGGGTCGGCGATCACGTTGAACTGGATCTCCGGCACGCGCACCGCGTCGGCGTCCCAGTAGTCGTCGAACCGCTCGACGCGGAGGAACTGGCCACGGTTCCACTTCACGATCTCCCACGGGCCGGCGCCCACCGGGTGGTCGCTGACGTCGCCGTCGCTCTCCTCCACCGCGGCCGGCGAGACCATCATGCCGGCGCGATCGGAGAGGACCATGAGCAGCGAGGCGTCCGGCTCGGACAGCTCGAGCGTCACGGTGAGCGGGTCGTCGACCCGGATCGAGGTGACCGAGGCGAGGTCGACCGCGACGTTCGAGCCCTCGCCCTTGGCGCGCTCGAGGTTGAACCGGACCGCCTCGGCGTCCAGCGCGGTCCCGTCGTGGAAGGTCAGTCCCTCCCGCAGGGTGAGGGTGAGCTCCTCCGGGCTCGTCTGCGACCAGGACTCGACCAGGCCGGGCCGCGCCACCATGTCGGCGTCGAAGCTGATCAGCGTCTCGTAGAGGGGGTAGAGCATCACGTGGTCCCCTCCGGCGCTGCCGAGGATGGGGTCGAGAGAGGACGCGTCGGCCGGCACCGCGACGTCCAGCCGCTGGTCCCCTCCCCCGCTGCCGCCGTCGCCACCGCAGGCGGTGACGGTCAGGGTGAGGGCGGCGACCATCGCCACGCCCGCCCGCTTGAGCGTCATGAGCTTGCTTGACCTCATGGTTTTCTTCCTTCCTTGACAGCGCTCGGCGCGCTGGGGTCTGTCAGGTGCGGCCCGAGCCGTCGTGCCGCTAGCGCAGCGAGTTGCCTCCGTCGGCGATCAGCGACTGGCCGGTCACCCAGTCCGCGGACACGCTGCACAGGAAGCTCACGACCGCGGCGATGTCCGCGGCGCGCCCGACCCGGCCGAGCGGCGTCGCGCGCCGGACGGCCTCCTTGAGGCGTTCGGGATCCGCGGTGATCTCGGCCAGGGCGTCGGTGTCGACGACGCCGCCGACAGCCGTGTTGGCGGTGACGCCCCGGTGCCCGAGCTCGGCGGCCAGGTAGCGCACGACGCTCTCGACCGCGGCCATGGACGCCGCGATCGGCGCGTAGCCGGGAACGTGCCGGTGCGTGCCGGTGCTCGTCACCGCCACCACCCGGCCGCCGCCGTCCAGGTCGGCGCCGGCGGCCTCGACCAGGCTGAGCAGCGCCCCGAGCCGGGCCGCGAACATCTCCTGGTACGCCGCCAGGGGCACGTCCAGGGACGGCCCCAGGCCCGGGTGGTCCGCACCGAAGCCGGTGGCGTTCGAGACGATCGCACGCACCGGTCCCAGCGCCGCCCGGGCGTCGATCACGAGCCGGCGGCACGACTCGGGTGAGCGCACGTCGACCTGGTAGGCCGCCGCTCTCCCGCCCTGACGCTCGATCGTCGCGACGAGGTCCCTCGCGGCGTCGGCCCGTGCGAAGTAGCCGACGGCGACGTCGTACCCGTCCCTGGCCAGGCGCTCGGCGACCGCGCGGCCGATGCCCCGGCTCGCACCGGTGACGACGGCGAGCCCGCTCATGCCGGCTCCCCGAGTCCCCCGAAGCCGACCTGATCACCGGCGGCCGCCCGCGCGTAGCGCTCGCGCGCCGCCTGCTGCAGGCGCAGCGACTCCGGCGTCGCGAGGAGCTCCCCGAACGCGCCGCCCTCGAGGCGGAGGGCGTCGGAGAGCCCGAGCTCCGCACCCTCGCGCAGCACCCGCTTGGCGGCCGCCACCGCGGCGCGCGGCAGGTCCGCCAGCGCGGCCGCGGAGGCACGGACCTCGGCACGGAAGTCGCCGGTGAGGACCCGGCTGACGATCCCGAGCCGGGCCGCGTGGTCCGCGTCGACCCGCAGGCCGGTGATCACGAGGTCGGTGGCGGGTCCCCGGCCGATCA harbors:
- a CDS encoding ABC transporter ATP-binding protein, whose product is MSEALLGVDRLDVFFSAHGTEVQALHGVSFDVAPGEVVGLVGESGSGKTVTSLALMGLLDPRTSRVQGEARLRGEPLWDEAGRRRPHADVPMAMVFQEPMTALDPVFRIGHQLVETLRRRQGTSRRQATARAVELLDQVGIPDPRARLRAYPHELSGGMRQRVVIALALACSPRLLIADEPTTAVDATIQAQLLELISGLARDEGMGVVFVTHDLGVVAQMCHRMITMYAGRVIESGAVAEVLARPLHPYTSGLLAALPAPQHRGGRLPTIPGVVPPPGRVVEGCVFADRCAHARSACGATPHLRPMADGRQVRCVRAEELHLAGSGT
- a CDS encoding SDR family NAD(P)-dependent oxidoreductase encodes the protein MSGLAVVTGASRGIGRAVAERLARDGYDVAVGYFARADAARDLVATIERQGGRAAAYQVDVRSPESCRRLVIDARAALGPVRAIVSNATGFGADHPGLGPSLDVPLAAYQEMFAARLGALLSLVEAAGADLDGGGRVVAVTSTGTHRHVPGYAPIAASMAAVESVVRYLAAELGHRGVTANTAVGGVVDTDALAEITADPERLKEAVRRATPLGRVGRAADIAAVVSFLCSVSADWVTGQSLIADGGNSLR
- a CDS encoding ABC transporter substrate-binding protein; the encoded protein is MRSSKLMTLKRAGVAMVAALTLTVTACGGDGGSGGGDQRLDVAVPADASSLDPILGSAGGDHVMLYPLYETLISFDADMVARPGLVESWSQTSPEELTLTLREGLTFHDGTALDAEAVRFNLERAKGEGSNVAVDLASVTSIRVDDPLTVTLELSEPDASLLMVLSDRAGMMVSPAAVEESDGDVSDHPVGAGPWEIVKWNRGQFLRVERFDDYWDADAVRVPEIQFNVIADPTTRATSLRSGKQDVALGYAPADAAELDDESGIQLVRTPRLWVDQVYFDIGSPELKDVRVRRALNLAIDRKTIVQSAYFGLGSPASGPFPDGYWAANGDLAYDFDPDLARTLLAEAGASDLTFDMLLSADAGTVRMGEILQQQWAAVGVTVDLKPLEGVQAVNAYFVDHAEPALLSAFTGRPDPKMAFDVLFSESSFYNVSGLATPGLAEALASTDASLENAERAPGFQEAARAVFENASFLPISFPDNLIALGEDVSGFEDNLLGKPRLLGVSLG